A single genomic interval of Granulicella tundricola MP5ACTX9 harbors:
- the hpnC gene encoding squalene synthase HpnC — protein sequence MEATVFDLTGAPAEYAMPAVRPTLEEAQAWCRHLATSHYENFHVATWFLPKRIRPYFESIYAFSRTADDLGDEVADKDTATRLLTTWEQMLDECYEAPERSVHPVFVALRKTIDETQVPKQLFADLIHAFLQDQLMTHYESMEGLLGYSKLSANPVGRLVLWVSGYHDEERALLSDKVCTALQLINFWQDVVEDWERGRRYLPIAEMQRFGVVDCLIAERRFTPEFAAMMTYLAGYAGEMLKQGGAVSGTVDRELGVTLKLFVKGGEAALGGIVAQGYDVLRARPSVSKMTKMKLLGGALAGKLAGAVFGAGTRG from the coding sequence ATGGAGGCGACGGTGTTCGATCTGACGGGGGCTCCTGCGGAGTATGCGATGCCTGCGGTGCGGCCAACGCTTGAAGAGGCGCAGGCCTGGTGCAGGCATCTGGCTACGAGTCATTATGAGAACTTTCATGTGGCTACGTGGTTTCTGCCGAAGCGGATCAGGCCATACTTTGAGAGCATCTATGCGTTCAGCCGGACGGCCGATGACCTGGGGGATGAGGTTGCGGATAAGGACACGGCAACGCGGCTGTTGACGACTTGGGAGCAGATGCTGGATGAGTGCTATGAGGCTCCGGAGCGGAGCGTGCATCCGGTGTTCGTGGCGCTGCGGAAGACGATCGATGAGACGCAGGTGCCGAAGCAGTTGTTTGCGGATCTGATCCATGCGTTTCTGCAGGATCAGTTGATGACGCATTATGAGTCGATGGAAGGGCTGCTGGGCTACTCGAAGCTGAGCGCGAATCCGGTGGGGCGGCTGGTGCTTTGGGTTTCGGGCTATCACGATGAGGAACGGGCGCTGCTGTCAGACAAGGTTTGTACGGCGCTGCAACTGATCAATTTCTGGCAGGATGTGGTGGAGGATTGGGAGCGCGGGCGGAGGTATCTGCCGATCGCAGAGATGCAGCGGTTTGGGGTGGTGGATTGCCTGATCGCGGAGCGGCGGTTTACGCCGGAGTTTGCGGCGATGATGACTTATCTGGCGGGGTATGCGGGAGAGATGCTGAAGCAGGGTGGAGCGGTGAGTGGGACGGTGGATCGTGAGCTTGGTGTGACGCTGAAGCTGTTTGTAAAGGGCGGCGAGGCTGCGCTGGGGGGGATCGTGGCGCAGGGGTATGACGTGCTGCGGGCTCGGCCTTCTGTGAGCAAGATGACGAAGATGAAGCTGCTGGGTGGGGCGCTGGCCGGGAAGCTGGCGGGTGCGGTGTTTGGGGCGGGGACGCGCGGATGA
- the hpnE gene encoding hydroxysqualene dehydroxylase HpnE produces MKPDVVVVGAGLAGLAAATALAEDGASVAVIERRPEVGGRVYSYEHPALGEVLDSQHVLLGCCTNLVDLCDWCGSGELIRWYDELTFLETNGNKSVMKPGILPAPSHQTLSFLRAPMLGVKDKVGIARGLMEFLRGYPEGDEESFATWLVRTGQTERAKRHFWEPVVVGALNDGFEQCSTKYAGKVFHETFLKSAEGGRLGIPKVPLTEFLAPIRRKAEELGVEFVKASVEELLQVDGGWVVKGGEVEVEAYAVVVATNFKEARKLVPGMADGPFVSAPITTVHLWYDRDVTGLDHAVLLDTRIQWVFAKSRIRGWTEGCYLELTISASWAELGMGREEILSSALRELEIFFPAVRGARLLKSGVLKEARATFSVTPGLDKFRPEQRTEWPGLYLAGDWTRTEWPSTMEGAVRSGRLAAGALRGELLRYMSPELAAGGLMKWLSTSRPALSRA; encoded by the coding sequence ATGAAGCCTGATGTGGTGGTGGTTGGGGCGGGGCTGGCGGGGTTGGCGGCGGCTACGGCTCTGGCTGAGGATGGGGCTTCGGTTGCGGTGATCGAGCGGCGGCCGGAGGTTGGGGGACGGGTTTATTCGTATGAGCATCCGGCGCTGGGGGAGGTGCTGGACTCGCAGCATGTGCTGCTGGGGTGCTGTACGAATCTGGTGGATCTTTGTGACTGGTGCGGGTCCGGAGAGCTGATTCGGTGGTATGACGAGCTTACTTTTCTGGAGACGAATGGGAACAAGAGTGTAATGAAGCCGGGGATTTTGCCTGCGCCGAGCCACCAGACTTTGAGTTTTTTGCGGGCTCCTATGTTGGGGGTGAAGGATAAGGTGGGGATCGCGCGGGGGCTGATGGAGTTTCTGCGGGGGTATCCGGAGGGGGATGAGGAGAGCTTTGCTACGTGGCTGGTGAGGACCGGCCAGACGGAGCGGGCTAAGCGGCATTTTTGGGAGCCGGTGGTGGTGGGGGCGCTGAATGATGGGTTTGAGCAGTGCTCGACGAAGTATGCGGGGAAGGTGTTTCATGAGACTTTTTTGAAGTCGGCGGAGGGGGGACGGCTGGGGATTCCGAAGGTGCCGCTGACGGAGTTTCTTGCGCCGATCAGGAGGAAGGCTGAGGAGTTGGGAGTGGAGTTTGTGAAGGCCTCGGTGGAGGAGCTTTTGCAAGTTGACGGTGGGTGGGTGGTAAAGGGTGGGGAGGTCGAGGTCGAGGCCTATGCGGTGGTGGTGGCGACGAATTTTAAGGAGGCTCGGAAGCTGGTGCCGGGGATGGCGGATGGGCCGTTTGTTTCGGCTCCGATTACGACTGTTCATCTTTGGTATGACCGGGATGTGACGGGGCTGGATCATGCGGTGCTGCTGGATACTCGGATTCAGTGGGTGTTTGCGAAGTCGCGGATACGCGGGTGGACGGAGGGGTGCTATCTGGAGTTGACGATCAGTGCTTCATGGGCGGAGCTGGGGATGGGGCGGGAGGAGATCCTCTCGAGCGCGCTGCGGGAGTTGGAGATTTTCTTTCCTGCTGTGCGGGGGGCTAGGCTGCTGAAGAGTGGGGTGCTGAAGGAGGCTCGGGCTACGTTTTCTGTTACTCCGGGGTTGGATAAATTTCGGCCGGAGCAGAGGACGGAATGGCCGGGGCTTTATCTGGCGGGGGATTGGACGCGGACGGAGTGGCCTTCGACGATGGAAGGGGCGGTGCGGAGTGGAAGGCTGGCTGCGGGGGCTCTGCGGGGGGAGTTGCTGCGGTATATGTCGCCGGAGTTGGCTGCGGGTGGGTTGATGAAGTGGCTTAGTACTAGCCGGCCGGCTTTGTCTCGGGCGTAG
- a CDS encoding DUF1800 domain-containing protein codes for MIDGRRSLRIGAMGLGSAMLLGGCSGSGNSGSTGGGPVLSPTVAVTGGASTRLGGTTQFAATVANTNNLSVTWQVNGTTGGSSANGMITSTGTYTAPATLPSPNTVTISAVSAASASAVGTLSEAVWNPVPVVTAAAATQTGTASTVMIDVKGTSFVSGAQIQVGGASVTTTAVSSTELQASVAATTAASLAVDVWNPDPGAAASTVSQVAISVVKVPVAAASRLLDQATFGPTLADIQHVQTVGLDGYLTEQFATPATVLADVPNPQPATCTNVPANCAQSEWWQAALTGQDQLRERVAFALAEMFVISSNSVNGYTITPYQNLLTKDAFGNFSTVMKDVTLSTGMGAYLNMLNSYKPGNGQIANENYSRENMQLFTIGINELNEDGTATLDGSGNMIPAYTQAQVQAFARAYTGWTYATATGGSPTKYPNGTANFDMPMAAVESAHDVTAKVLLNGTTLPANQTAEQDLDGALANLFAHKNVGPFVCKQLIQHLVASNPSGAYVKRVATVFADNGSGVRGDLKAVVYAILMDPEARAGDTNTAAEGGHLREPVLYLANVMRGLGYSNTDPNGYYATLSNYSGNLSEKPYAAGSVFNFFPPSYVIPGTTVNAPEFSLENTASAVLRLTLANSLVYNGISGFTVDLSATSALGIMASKTGNAATDSGNLVDALGTIFMHGQMPTNMRTAIVNHVMTLTNIPQRVRVATYLVITSSGYKVMH; via the coding sequence ATGATCGATGGTCGGCGGAGTTTGAGGATCGGTGCGATGGGTTTGGGCTCGGCGATGCTGCTGGGGGGATGCAGTGGGAGCGGCAATAGTGGGTCGACTGGTGGTGGGCCGGTCTTATCGCCGACGGTTGCGGTGACGGGCGGGGCGAGTACTCGGCTGGGCGGGACGACGCAGTTCGCGGCTACGGTGGCGAATACGAACAATTTGTCGGTGACCTGGCAGGTCAATGGGACGACGGGTGGGTCGAGCGCGAATGGAATGATCACGTCGACGGGGACTTATACGGCTCCGGCGACGCTGCCGAGTCCGAATACGGTGACGATCAGTGCGGTGAGTGCGGCTTCGGCTTCCGCGGTTGGGACTTTGAGTGAGGCTGTGTGGAATCCGGTGCCGGTGGTGACGGCGGCGGCGGCTACGCAGACGGGGACCGCTTCTACGGTGATGATCGATGTGAAGGGTACATCGTTTGTGAGTGGGGCGCAGATCCAGGTGGGTGGAGCTTCTGTGACGACTACGGCGGTGTCCAGCACGGAGCTGCAGGCGAGTGTGGCGGCTACGACAGCGGCGAGTTTGGCTGTGGACGTCTGGAATCCCGATCCGGGGGCGGCGGCTTCTACCGTATCCCAAGTGGCGATCTCAGTGGTGAAGGTGCCGGTGGCGGCTGCGTCTCGGCTGCTGGATCAGGCTACGTTTGGGCCGACGCTGGCGGATATCCAGCATGTGCAGACGGTGGGGCTGGATGGGTATCTGACGGAGCAGTTTGCGACTCCGGCGACGGTGCTGGCGGATGTACCAAATCCGCAGCCGGCGACCTGCACGAACGTTCCGGCAAACTGTGCGCAGAGCGAGTGGTGGCAGGCGGCGTTGACGGGGCAGGATCAGTTGCGGGAGCGTGTGGCGTTCGCGCTGGCGGAGATGTTTGTGATCTCTTCCAACTCCGTGAATGGGTACACGATCACGCCGTATCAAAACCTGCTGACGAAGGATGCGTTTGGGAACTTCTCGACCGTGATGAAGGATGTCACTCTTTCGACCGGGATGGGCGCGTACCTGAACATGCTGAACAGCTATAAGCCGGGCAATGGGCAGATTGCGAATGAGAACTACTCGCGCGAGAACATGCAGTTGTTCACGATCGGGATCAACGAACTGAATGAGGATGGGACGGCGACACTGGATGGCTCCGGCAACATGATTCCGGCGTATACGCAGGCGCAGGTGCAGGCGTTTGCGCGGGCTTATACGGGATGGACGTATGCGACTGCAACGGGTGGCTCGCCGACAAAGTATCCGAATGGGACGGCGAACTTCGATATGCCGATGGCGGCGGTGGAGAGCGCGCATGACGTGACGGCGAAGGTGCTGCTGAATGGGACGACTCTGCCTGCGAACCAGACGGCCGAGCAGGACCTGGATGGAGCGTTGGCGAATCTATTTGCACATAAGAACGTCGGTCCGTTTGTGTGCAAGCAGTTGATTCAGCATCTGGTGGCAAGCAATCCGAGCGGGGCTTATGTGAAGCGGGTCGCGACGGTGTTCGCGGATAACGGGAGCGGGGTTCGCGGGGATTTGAAGGCTGTGGTTTATGCGATTTTGATGGACCCGGAGGCTCGTGCAGGGGATACGAATACGGCTGCCGAGGGCGGGCATCTGAGGGAGCCGGTGCTCTATCTGGCGAATGTGATGCGTGGGCTGGGGTACTCGAACACGGACCCGAATGGGTACTATGCGACGCTGAGCAACTACTCGGGGAACCTGAGCGAGAAGCCGTATGCGGCGGGGAGTGTGTTCAACTTCTTTCCGCCGAGCTATGTGATTCCGGGGACGACGGTGAATGCGCCGGAGTTCTCTTTGGAGAATACGGCGAGCGCGGTGTTGAGGCTGACGCTGGCGAACAGCCTGGTCTACAACGGGATCAGCGGCTTCACGGTGGATCTGAGCGCGACGAGTGCGCTGGGGATCATGGCTTCGAAGACGGGGAATGCGGCGACCGATAGCGGCAATCTTGTAGACGCTCTGGGGACGATCTTCATGCATGGGCAGATGCCGACCAATATGCGGACGGCGATTGTGAACCATGTGATGACGTTGACGAATATTCCGCAGCGGGTAAGAGTGGCGACTTATCTGGTGATTACCAGTTCGGGGTACAAGGTGATGCATTAG
- a CDS encoding phytoene/squalene synthase family protein: MIAANVAEAYAFCRGVAKREAKNFYWSFRVLPKAKSDAMCAVYAFMRRADDIADDETMPVAQRRVVMAEWLAAWRLVRETGAGDDPVFVALGDAQRRFGIGDELLEDLVRGTSMDLEEGQGAAGGAVKLGDGLEGYETFEDLYRYCYLVASVVGLVCIKIFGYRDARAELLAERTGVAFQLTNILRDVKEDVERGRVYLPQSLLGEFQVSNGDVVALAGGREMRPNDRAMISALSVQAWEYYASARELLPLIDKDSRAALWVLVEIYSRLLQKIDARHGDVFSKRVSVPTGEKMMALVRGAGMAARNRI, from the coding sequence ATGATCGCTGCAAATGTAGCTGAGGCTTATGCGTTTTGCCGGGGCGTGGCGAAGCGGGAAGCGAAGAACTTTTACTGGTCGTTCCGCGTGCTGCCGAAGGCGAAGAGCGATGCGATGTGCGCGGTGTATGCGTTTATGCGGCGGGCGGATGATATCGCTGACGATGAGACGATGCCGGTGGCGCAGCGGCGGGTGGTGATGGCGGAGTGGCTGGCGGCCTGGCGGCTGGTGCGGGAGACGGGGGCTGGTGACGATCCGGTGTTTGTGGCGCTGGGGGATGCGCAGCGGCGGTTTGGGATTGGGGATGAGCTGCTGGAGGACCTGGTGCGGGGGACCAGTATGGATCTCGAAGAAGGGCAGGGGGCCGCGGGTGGAGCGGTGAAGCTGGGGGATGGGCTCGAAGGGTACGAGACGTTTGAGGATCTTTACCGGTACTGCTATCTGGTGGCTTCGGTGGTGGGGCTGGTTTGTATCAAGATCTTTGGGTATCGCGATGCTCGTGCGGAGTTGCTGGCGGAGCGGACCGGGGTGGCGTTTCAGTTGACGAACATCCTTAGGGATGTGAAGGAGGATGTGGAACGGGGGCGGGTGTATCTGCCGCAGTCGCTGCTGGGCGAGTTCCAGGTGAGCAATGGGGATGTGGTCGCGCTGGCTGGGGGGAGGGAGATGAGGCCGAATGACCGGGCTATGATCTCGGCGCTTTCGGTGCAGGCGTGGGAGTACTATGCTTCGGCGAGAGAGTTGCTGCCGCTGATCGATAAGGACAGCCGGGCTGCGCTTTGGGTGCTGGTGGAGATCTATAGCCGGCTGCTGCAGAAGATCGATGCGCGGCATGGGGATGTGTTTTCCAAGCGGGTGAGCGTGCCTACGGGGGAGAAGATGATGGCTCTGGTGCGGGGGGCGGGGATGGCTGCTCGGAACCGGATATGA